A genome region from Deinococcus sp. KNUC1210 includes the following:
- a CDS encoding metallophosphoesterase, with the protein MGLTLSIRRSALGIFWGTLSLGLGNVYRFRVQQERAALPGLKRPLRAVQMSDFHYGTWIGPVTVRRWVDAALAQQPDVILITGDFLDSSLGLRPTGSLLKELSRLSAQLGVYAVFGNHDWTSLNTQAARSHFARDLGAVGIEVINNCGKQLRDDLFVTGIDDWWFGSQNEQAMLEDYRGGAVLLMSHNPDYLPYVPPAVTLTLSGHTHGGQIRIPLLGPMKKASLYGTRFLEGWVEAAPDQPNDAEPSLPSTPPRRIRGYVTHGLGVTGVPIRLGCPAELTVFEFVPEPQEPLTYDLHDLE; encoded by the coding sequence ATGGGTTTGACTCTTTCCATCCGGCGGTCGGCGCTGGGAATCTTCTGGGGAACACTGAGCCTGGGTCTGGGCAACGTCTACCGCTTCCGGGTGCAGCAGGAACGCGCCGCGTTGCCGGGGCTGAAAAGGCCGCTGCGGGCCGTCCAGATGAGCGATTTCCATTACGGCACCTGGATCGGCCCGGTCACGGTGCGCCGCTGGGTCGATGCGGCGCTGGCCCAGCAGCCCGACGTGATTCTGATTACCGGCGATTTTCTCGACAGTTCGCTGGGGCTCCGGCCCACCGGCAGCCTGCTGAAGGAACTGTCGCGGCTGTCGGCTCAGCTGGGCGTGTATGCGGTGTTCGGCAACCACGACTGGACGAGCCTGAATACCCAGGCGGCCCGTAGCCACTTTGCCCGCGACCTCGGTGCGGTGGGCATTGAGGTCATCAACAACTGCGGCAAACAGCTCCGGGACGACCTGTTCGTGACCGGCATCGACGACTGGTGGTTCGGCAGCCAGAACGAACAGGCCATGCTGGAAGACTACCGGGGCGGCGCGGTGCTGCTGATGAGCCACAACCCCGATTACCTGCCGTATGTGCCGCCCGCCGTGACCCTGACGCTCTCGGGCCACACGCACGGCGGTCAGATACGTATTCCGCTGCTGGGGCCGATGAAGAAGGCCAGTCTGTACGGCACCAGGTTTCTGGAAGGCTGGGTTGAAGCCGCCCCCGACCAGCCGAACGACGCCGAACCGAGTCTGCCGTCCACACCTCCCCGTCGCATTCGCGGCTACGTCACACACGGCCTGGGCGTGACGGGCGTGCCGATCAGACTCGGCTGCCCCGCCGAACTGACGGTGTTCGAATTCGTTCCCGAGCCGCAGGAACCCCTGACCTACGATCTGCACGATCTGGAGTGA
- a CDS encoding Ppx/GppA phosphatase family protein, whose translation MMRVAVADVGTNSTHLLIAEARPGGFLVLDALKDRTRLGECLDARGNITDEGYSRLSRTLRQFRELAASLGVPELRVYATSAMRGAPNGEEMAQRLQREVGVYPQLISGEREGRLTYLGAAGSVQFGPDNLLLDLGGGSLELVRGDARQAHTVLSLPLGSVRMQLRYLMHEPPRQRDLEALRGYVRGMLEPHLDAFRAGEDTRIFGSSGTFETLAEVMLTRSGDRGGSRASEERSINGVLFSTADLGTLIGELRRMTPARRAKVPGLDPRRADIIVAGAVVLHTALELVGAAQVRVSEGALREGMLAEYLLEQESWTSGLSARERSVLELAERFGANLAHARQVSVLSGTLLERLERLEVLPPDPDHTARSLLSAAAALHEIGQIVAQSSHHKHSAYLIRHAGLRGYDPAQVELIAQIARYHRRSMPKPSHAEYAALSAAAQKQVLSARRRAAGGRWPRPQSQSERPDSRSDA comes from the coding sequence ATGATGCGCGTCGCTGTGGCTGATGTCGGAACCAATTCCACCCACCTGCTGATCGCCGAGGCGCGGCCCGGCGGATTTCTGGTGCTGGACGCCCTGAAAGACCGCACCAGACTGGGCGAGTGCCTGGACGCACGCGGCAACATCACCGACGAGGGTTACAGCCGCCTGAGCCGCACGCTGCGGCAGTTCCGCGAGTTGGCTGCGTCGCTGGGTGTTCCCGAGCTGCGGGTCTATGCCACCAGTGCCATGCGCGGCGCACCCAACGGCGAGGAGATGGCCCAGCGGTTACAGCGCGAGGTGGGCGTCTATCCGCAGCTCATCAGCGGCGAGCGGGAAGGGCGGCTGACGTATCTGGGCGCGGCGGGCAGCGTGCAGTTCGGCCCCGACAACCTGCTGCTCGATCTGGGCGGCGGAAGTCTGGAGCTGGTGCGCGGCGACGCACGGCAGGCCCACACGGTCCTGAGTCTGCCGCTGGGGTCGGTCAGGATGCAGCTGCGCTATCTGATGCACGAACCGCCCCGCCAGCGCGATCTGGAGGCGCTGAGGGGGTACGTGCGCGGCATGCTGGAACCGCATCTGGACGCCTTCCGGGCGGGAGAAGACACCCGCATCTTCGGATCGAGCGGCACCTTCGAGACGCTGGCCGAGGTGATGCTGACCCGTTCGGGCGACAGAGGGGGCAGCCGCGCCAGCGAGGAGCGCAGCATCAACGGCGTGCTGTTCAGTACCGCCGACCTGGGCACGCTGATCGGGGAACTGCGGCGCATGACCCCGGCGCGGCGGGCCAAGGTGCCGGGCCTCGATCCCAGGCGGGCCGATATCATCGTGGCGGGGGCAGTGGTGCTTCATACGGCGCTGGAACTGGTGGGCGCGGCACAGGTCAGGGTCAGCGAGGGGGCGCTGCGCGAAGGCATGCTGGCCGAGTATCTGCTGGAGCAGGAAAGCTGGACCAGCGGCCTGAGTGCGCGGGAACGCAGCGTGCTGGAACTGGCCGAGCGCTTCGGCGCGAATCTGGCGCACGCCCGTCAGGTCAGTGTGCTGAGCGGGACGCTGCTGGAGCGGCTGGAACGGCTGGAGGTGCTGCCCCCCGACCCCGACCACACGGCCCGCAGCCTGCTGAGCGCCGCCGCCGCACTGCACGAGATCGGGCAGATCGTGGCCCAGAGCAGCCATCACAAGCACTCGGCCTACCTGATCCGGCACGCGGGGCTGCGCGGCTACGATCCGGCCCAGGTGGAACTGATCGCCCAGATCGCCCGCTACCATCGCCGCAGCATGCCCAAACCCAGCCACGCCGAGTACGCCGCTCTTTCGGCAGCCGCCCAGAAACAGGTTCTGTCAGCTCGCCGCCGTGCTGCGGGTGGCCGATGGCCTCGACCGCAGTCACAGTCAGAGCGCCCAGATTCTCGATCTGACGCGTGA
- a CDS encoding sulfurtransferase, protein MTPLKSADWLLTHLNDPDLVVLDCRFQLMQPQAGEEAYRAGHVPGAVYAHLERDLSGPKQPGGAGGRHPLPDPLTLAEWLGRAGVGVGSTVLTYDDPSGGHGFYAARAWWLLRWLGLERVYVLNGGFPTYLAAGGAITQDVSTPAPARFTPQPQAEWVAHAADVLSRPPGTQLIDSRAPARYRGDVEPIDPRAGHIPGAVNRDWAASQDERGSWRSAEEQQVRLGLETQPVIFYCGSGVSAAANLLALAQTGREPGPQTRLYAGSWSDWVSAEEREVAVGEEG, encoded by the coding sequence ATGACGCCGCTGAAATCTGCCGACTGGCTGCTGACCCATCTGAACGACCCCGACCTCGTGGTGCTGGACTGCCGCTTTCAGCTGATGCAGCCGCAGGCGGGGGAAGAGGCGTACCGTGCCGGACATGTGCCGGGTGCGGTCTATGCCCATCTGGAACGCGATCTGAGCGGCCCCAAGCAGCCGGGCGGCGCGGGTGGACGACATCCGTTGCCCGACCCGCTGACGCTGGCCGAGTGGCTGGGCAGGGCGGGCGTCGGGGTCGGCAGCACGGTGCTCACCTACGACGATCCCAGCGGTGGCCACGGCTTCTATGCGGCGCGGGCGTGGTGGCTGCTGCGCTGGCTGGGCCTGGAGCGGGTCTACGTGCTGAACGGCGGTTTCCCCACGTATCTGGCGGCGGGCGGTGCCATTACGCAGGACGTTTCTACGCCCGCGCCTGCCCGGTTCACGCCGCAGCCCCAGGCCGAATGGGTCGCCCATGCCGCCGACGTCCTGAGCAGACCGCCCGGTACGCAGCTGATCGATTCGCGTGCGCCTGCCCGTTACCGGGGCGACGTGGAACCGATCGACCCCAGGGCGGGGCATATTCCGGGAGCGGTCAACCGCGACTGGGCCGCCTCTCAGGATGAGCGCGGCTCCTGGCGCAGCGCCGAGGAGCAGCAGGTGCGGCTGGGCCTGGAGACACAGCCGGTCATCTTCTACTGCGGCTCCGGCGTGAGCGCGGCGGCCAATCTGCTGGCGTTAGCCCAGACTGGGCGTGAACCGGGACCACAGACGCGGCTGTATGCCGGAAGCTGGAGCGACTGGGTCAGCGCCGAGGAGCGCGAGGTGGCTGTGGGCGAGGAAGGCTGA
- a CDS encoding Nramp family divalent metal transporter, whose protein sequence is MSRAERVPPSGLSLDERMNVRAAEVLQGRGPRKGLARLTPFLGPAFIASVAYMDPGNFATNIQGGAQFGYLLLWVILGASLMAMLIQHLSATLGIATGRNLPELIRERWPKVAWPYWVQAELVAMATDLAEFLGAALAFQLLFHIPLIWGAVLTAIATFSLLTLQKRGFRPMELAIAGFVGVIAVAYLVQLVKSHPGLEALGGFVPHFAGQDSLYLAVGIIGATVMPHVIYLHSALTQNRIKADTDAQKQQVVRMSRTDLLIAMGLAALINMAMLAAAAATFHASGKTDIGDLTQAYQTLTPLLGGGAAIAFGLALLASGLSSSAVGTMAGQVVMQGFIQRGIPIWLRRSITMLPAFAVILAGLDPTKTLILSQVILSFGIPFALVPLLIFTARRDLMGVLTSSRTVQVIGWLIASLIIALNVYLLVGTFVK, encoded by the coding sequence ATGAGCCGGGCCGAGCGCGTCCCGCCGTCCGGCCTGAGTCTCGACGAGCGGATGAACGTCCGGGCCGCCGAGGTGCTTCAGGGACGCGGCCCCCGCAAAGGACTGGCCCGCCTGACGCCCTTCCTGGGGCCGGCGTTCATCGCGTCGGTGGCGTACATGGACCCCGGAAATTTCGCCACCAACATCCAGGGCGGAGCGCAGTTCGGCTATCTGCTGCTGTGGGTGATTCTGGGAGCCAGCCTGATGGCGATGCTGATTCAGCACCTGTCGGCCACGCTGGGCATCGCCACCGGGCGCAATCTGCCGGAACTGATCCGCGAGCGCTGGCCGAAGGTTGCATGGCCCTACTGGGTTCAGGCCGAACTGGTGGCGATGGCGACCGATCTGGCCGAGTTTCTCGGTGCGGCGCTGGCCTTCCAGCTGCTCTTCCATATCCCCCTCATCTGGGGAGCCGTTCTGACTGCCATCGCCACCTTCAGCCTGCTGACGTTGCAGAAGCGTGGCTTTCGTCCGATGGAACTCGCCATCGCGGGCTTCGTGGGCGTCATCGCGGTGGCGTATCTGGTGCAGCTCGTGAAGAGTCACCCCGGTCTGGAGGCGCTCGGAGGCTTTGTGCCGCACTTCGCGGGCCAGGACAGCCTGTATCTGGCGGTGGGCATCATCGGAGCGACCGTCATGCCGCACGTCATCTATCTGCACAGCGCCCTGACCCAGAACCGTATCAAGGCCGACACCGACGCCCAGAAACAGCAGGTGGTCCGGATGTCGCGCACCGACCTGCTGATAGCGATGGGGCTGGCGGCCCTGATCAATATGGCGATGCTGGCTGCCGCCGCCGCCACCTTTCACGCCAGCGGCAAGACCGATATCGGCGATCTGACGCAGGCGTACCAGACGCTCACGCCGCTGCTGGGTGGCGGGGCTGCCATCGCCTTCGGGCTGGCGCTGCTGGCGTCCGGGCTTTCGAGCAGCGCGGTGGGCACGATGGCGGGTCAGGTGGTGATGCAGGGCTTTATTCAGCGGGGCATTCCGATCTGGCTGCGGCGCAGCATCACCATGCTGCCGGCCTTCGCGGTCATTCTGGCGGGCCTCGATCCCACCAAGACCCTGATTCTCTCGCAGGTGATCCTGAGCTTCGGTATTCCGTTCGCACTGGTGCCGCTGCTGATCTTCACAGCCCGCCGCGACCTGATGGGCGTGCTCACCAGCAGCCGCACCGTTCAGGTGATCGGCTGGCTGATCGCGTCGCTGATCATCGCGCTGAACGTCTATCTGCTGGTGGGTACCTTCGTGAAGTGA
- a CDS encoding metal-dependent transcriptional regulator: protein MSDRLLSHAAEDYLKQLYLLSQVEPSRKVGTQALADALSVTPASTTGMLRKLSEMGFVTHAAYQGAALTPEGEALALEVLRHHRLLEAFLHQALGYPLDEIHDEAERLEHVISENFEARMAAWLGHPTHDPHGDPIPALDGSLPSRSEWSLSRLQAGEFATVARIPAQDPAQVRSLVASGLTPGAELLMLGSDPAFGTLTLRLSGGPELTLSLQVAERVLVTSLPTSGGGGPVPQVARAGVGA from the coding sequence ATGTCTGATCGTCTTCTCTCTCACGCTGCCGAAGATTACCTGAAGCAGCTCTATCTGCTGTCGCAGGTGGAACCCAGCCGCAAGGTCGGCACACAGGCGCTGGCCGACGCGCTCTCGGTGACGCCCGCCAGCACCACCGGCATGCTCCGCAAACTCTCCGAGATGGGGTTCGTGACGCACGCGGCCTACCAGGGAGCAGCGCTCACACCCGAGGGCGAGGCGTTGGCGCTGGAAGTGCTGCGCCATCACCGCCTGCTGGAAGCCTTTCTGCATCAGGCGCTGGGCTATCCGCTCGACGAGATTCACGACGAGGCCGAGCGGCTGGAACATGTCATCAGCGAGAACTTCGAGGCGCGGATGGCGGCCTGGCTGGGTCATCCCACCCACGATCCGCACGGCGATCCGATTCCGGCGCTGGACGGCTCGCTTCCCAGCCGCAGCGAGTGGAGCCTCAGCCGCCTGCAGGCCGGAGAATTCGCCACCGTGGCCCGCATTCCGGCGCAGGACCCGGCACAGGTGCGCTCGCTGGTCGCCAGCGGCCTGACGCCGGGGGCCGAACTGCTGATGCTGGGCAGTGACCCGGCCTTCGGCACCCTGACGCTGCGCCTGAGCGGTGGCCCGGAACTGACGCTCTCGCTGCAGGTAGCAGAGCGCGTGCTGGTCACGTCGCTGCCGACCTCCGGTGGGGGCGGGCCGGTGCCGCAGGTCGCCCGCGCCGGGGTAGGCGCATGA
- a CDS encoding glutamate ligase domain-containing protein: MNEYEWLYARTRQGRERGPAPARALLDALGTPDARFGSLRVVGTNGKGSVCAMLEAGLLAADIRTGRFTSPHLTHFEERVRVNGREISAAQTAEFVAWAQQHAPEAAFFDLSLGLAAQVFAASGVQTAIMEAGVGGVSDATQALRNVRALLLTNVALDHTATLGPTTAQIARDKASAALPGVPLLTTATAEALEVVAQVAHDHGAPLYTPHSHPALFALPHLPTLSGPHQETNARLALAALRLLGSEQASSERVLDAALKASWPARLERFAVQGRSVLLDGAHNPAAAAALALAVPHADVLLFGSLARKDSAATLNALKSVAAVRVFTHPAPPVAGEPQADLQVLADLYGGLITEDARVAFRQALSLTPAGGTLLVAGSLYLAGTLRPLLLAMRDASPTD, encoded by the coding sequence ATGAACGAGTACGAGTGGCTATATGCCCGCACCCGCCAGGGCAGAGAGCGCGGCCCCGCCCCTGCCCGCGCCCTATTGGACGCCCTGGGCACCCCCGACGCCCGCTTCGGCAGCCTGCGGGTGGTGGGCACCAACGGCAAGGGGAGCGTGTGCGCCATGCTGGAAGCGGGCCTGCTGGCGGCGGATATCCGGACGGGCCGCTTTACCAGCCCTCATCTGACGCACTTCGAGGAGCGCGTGCGCGTGAATGGCCGGGAAATCTCGGCGGCGCAGACAGCCGAGTTCGTGGCCTGGGCACAGCAGCATGCGCCAGAGGCTGCTTTTTTCGACCTGAGCCTGGGACTGGCGGCGCAGGTCTTCGCGGCTTCGGGCGTGCAGACGGCGATCATGGAAGCGGGCGTGGGTGGCGTGAGCGACGCGACCCAGGCGCTTCGGAACGTGCGGGCGCTGCTGCTGACGAATGTGGCCCTCGACCATACCGCCACGCTCGGGCCGACCACCGCGCAGATCGCCCGCGACAAGGCCAGCGCCGCGCTTCCGGGTGTGCCGCTGCTGACGACAGCCACCGCAGAGGCGCTGGAGGTGGTGGCGCAGGTCGCCCACGACCACGGAGCGCCGCTCTATACACCGCACAGTCACCCGGCCCTCTTCGCACTGCCGCACCTGCCCACACTGTCCGGGCCGCACCAGGAAACCAATGCCCGGCTGGCACTGGCGGCGCTGCGGCTGCTCGGCTCCGAGCAGGCCAGCTCTGAGCGGGTGCTGGACGCGGCGCTGAAGGCGTCCTGGCCCGCACGTCTGGAACGGTTTGCCGTCCAGGGGAGGTCGGTGCTGCTCGACGGCGCACACAACCCGGCGGCAGCGGCGGCCCTGGCCCTGGCAGTCCCTCACGCCGACGTGCTGCTCTTCGGCAGCCTGGCCCGCAAAGACAGCGCCGCCACCCTGAACGCCCTGAAGAGCGTGGCGGCGGTCCGGGTCTTCACCCACCCGGCCCCACCGGTTGCTGGCGAGCCGCAGGCAGATCTACAGGTGCTGGCAGACCTGTACGGCGGCCTGATCACCGAGGATGCGCGGGTGGCTTTCCGGCAGGCCCTGTCCCTGACGCCTGCAGGCGGCACGCTGCTGGTGGCAGGCAGCCTGTATCTGGCGGGCACTCTCAGGCCGCTGCTGCTGGCGATGCGGGACGCTTCTCCCACCGACTGA
- a CDS encoding cytochrome c biogenesis CcdA family protein, with protein MSADLAVSGLSASGLILAFGAGVISFLSPCVLPLVPSYLGVIGGARAPMLRAAAFILGFGIVFIALGATASALGAVLAPHKILLGRLAGVLILCFGLVMLGVLRFPFLMRDTRELRSADRYGPIALGAAFAFGWSPCLGPVLGSILGLAASSASLGSGVSLLAVYTLGLAVPFLLAALLWERLGLRRLNRYAPVFEKVGGVVLVLVGALMASGEFTRLASYAYAVMPGWLRL; from the coding sequence ATGTCGGCTGACCTGGCTGTATCTGGCCTGTCTGCCTCCGGGCTGATCCTGGCCTTCGGAGCAGGCGTGATCTCGTTTCTGTCGCCGTGCGTCCTGCCGCTCGTGCCCAGCTATCTGGGCGTGATCGGCGGTGCACGCGCTCCGATGCTGCGGGCCGCCGCGTTCATCCTGGGATTCGGCATCGTGTTTATTGCGCTGGGCGCGACTGCCAGTGCGCTGGGCGCGGTGCTGGCTCCGCACAAGATTCTGCTCGGACGGCTGGCAGGCGTGCTGATCCTGTGTTTCGGCCTGGTGATGCTGGGCGTGCTGCGCTTTCCCTTCCTGATGCGCGACACCCGCGAACTCAGAAGCGCCGACCGGTACGGCCCCATCGCCCTGGGAGCGGCGTTCGCCTTCGGCTGGAGTCCGTGCCTGGGGCCGGTGCTGGGCAGCATTCTGGGACTGGCTGCCAGCAGCGCCAGCCTGGGCAGCGGGGTCAGCCTGCTGGCGGTGTACACGCTGGGTCTGGCCGTGCCGTTTCTGCTGGCGGCGCTGCTGTGGGAACGGCTGGGCCTGCGCCGACTGAACCGCTACGCTCCGGTGTTCGAGAAGGTCGGCGGCGTGGTGCTGGTGCTGGTCGGTGCCCTGATGGCGAGCGGCGAATTCACCCGGCTGGCGAGCTACGCCTACGCCGTCATGCCCGGATGGTTGCGCCTCTGA
- the ccmA gene encoding heme ABC exporter ATP-binding protein CcmA, whose protein sequence is MVAPLSAELHATDLHAVQLRAVWLRLGRDAVLRGLDLDVRAGESVTLLGGNGAGKSTLLRLIASALSPTRGEGRIFGFDLRDRRSVREHVHLLGHDLGLYPDLTPSENLQFALKMHGQQGDIRAALERAGILRAADRRVRFLSAGMKKRLALARLALLARPLTLVDEPFANLDAEGRELAVSLLNQAQAGGSTLIVAAHEPELSLRVAARALVLSGGVLQAESMPPPREGTDDV, encoded by the coding sequence ATGGTTGCGCCTCTGAGCGCCGAACTTCACGCCACCGATCTCCACGCCGTACAGCTGCGCGCTGTCTGGCTGCGGCTGGGCCGAGACGCGGTGCTGCGCGGCCTTGATCTGGATGTGCGGGCGGGCGAGAGCGTCACGCTGCTGGGCGGCAACGGAGCCGGAAAGAGCACGCTGCTGCGCCTGATCGCCTCGGCCCTCTCGCCCACCCGTGGCGAGGGGCGCATCTTCGGCTTCGATCTGCGGGACCGCCGCAGCGTACGCGAACACGTTCATCTGCTGGGGCACGACCTGGGGCTGTACCCCGACCTGACTCCCAGCGAGAACCTCCAGTTTGCCCTGAAGATGCACGGACAGCAGGGCGATATCCGGGCGGCGCTGGAGCGGGCCGGAATCCTGAGGGCGGCAGATCGGCGGGTGCGCTTCCTGTCGGCAGGCATGAAGAAACGCCTCGCGCTGGCCCGGCTCGCGCTGCTGGCCCGCCCCCTCACACTGGTCGACGAGCCGTTTGCCAACCTCGACGCCGAGGGGCGCGAACTGGCGGTGTCGCTGCTAAATCAGGCGCAGGCGGGCGGCAGCACCCTGATCGTGGCGGCCCACGAACCGGAACTCAGCCTGAGGGTGGCGGCGCGGGCGCTCGTGCTGAGCGGCGGGGTGCTGCAAGCGGAAAGCATGCCACCTCCGAGGGAAGGAACTGACGATGTCTAG
- a CDS encoding heme exporter protein CcmB codes for MHNALTIALKDWRLAGRTRDTLLSTAFFAGLLLLVLGIGLGSGLGAEAVQLRPAAAGAVWSALALAAAVAAGRAFASEQEAGALEALTLYPGAHGGLYLGKLLGTLVQMLLLSILVVPLGLLFFGALGAGVAVPWLPLVLTVLLGVLGLSASSTFYAAITVNLRAREALLPALAFPVLIPVVLASVQATRLLLLGGWSAEVGTWLGFLAIFDLSVIVISTLLFPFVLEN; via the coding sequence ATGCATAACGCCCTCACCATCGCCCTCAAAGACTGGCGACTGGCCGGGCGTACCCGCGACACGCTGCTCAGCACCGCCTTTTTTGCTGGGCTGCTGCTGCTGGTGCTGGGCATCGGCCTGGGGTCGGGCCTGGGCGCAGAGGCGGTGCAGCTTCGCCCAGCCGCTGCCGGAGCGGTGTGGAGTGCGCTGGCACTGGCGGCGGCGGTGGCTGCCGGGCGGGCGTTTGCCAGCGAGCAGGAAGCGGGCGCCCTCGAAGCCCTGACGCTGTATCCGGGGGCGCACGGCGGGCTGTATCTGGGCAAGCTGCTGGGCACGCTCGTGCAGATGCTGCTGCTGTCCATCCTGGTGGTGCCGCTGGGCCTGCTGTTCTTCGGGGCGCTGGGTGCTGGCGTGGCGGTGCCGTGGCTGCCGCTCGTGCTGACGGTGCTGCTGGGCGTGCTGGGCCTCAGCGCCTCCAGCACCTTCTATGCCGCCATCACCGTGAATCTGCGGGCGCGTGAGGCGCTGCTTCCGGCACTGGCCTTTCCGGTCCTGATTCCGGTGGTGCTGGCCAGCGTGCAGGCCACCCGGCTGCTGCTGCTGGGCGGCTGGAGTGCCGAGGTCGGAACGTGGCTGGGCTTCCTCGCCATCTTCGATCTGTCGGTCATCGTGATCTCGACGCTGCTGTTTCCGTTCGTGCTCGAAAACTGA
- the ccsA gene encoding cytochrome c biogenesis protein CcsA, which translates to MMQAQAKLNVPAGRDRLTPALGILTLVLMLAGLYIGLSSPPDVNQGTLVRLLFIHVPAAWLSYLAYGGTGLFGLLYLITRQRRFDRLSLSSAEMGLMFTVATIIVGMLWAKPTWGAYWVWEPRLTTTALSLVIYGGYLLVRSLIEEPERRARVAAVIGVVGTLYVPVNYMAVEWWRGIHQTQTLKLLGNIGFAASPAYGIALLVMTLAFTVLYFYLLRVRGKIALMQELREEREFGMDLPTAQASQQDGVQRG; encoded by the coding sequence ATGATGCAAGCTCAAGCGAAACTGAACGTTCCGGCGGGCCGTGACCGCCTGACTCCGGCTCTGGGCATCCTGACTCTGGTGCTGATGCTGGCAGGACTGTACATCGGCCTGTCGTCTCCACCCGACGTGAACCAGGGCACGCTGGTGCGCCTGCTGTTTATTCACGTGCCAGCCGCGTGGCTGAGTTATCTGGCCTACGGGGGCACCGGCCTGTTCGGCCTGCTGTACCTGATCACCCGTCAGCGCCGCTTCGACCGCCTGTCGCTGAGTAGCGCCGAGATGGGCCTGATGTTCACAGTCGCCACCATCATCGTGGGCATGCTGTGGGCCAAGCCGACCTGGGGTGCCTACTGGGTGTGGGAACCGCGCCTGACCACCACCGCCCTCTCGCTGGTCATCTACGGCGGCTACCTGCTCGTTCGCTCGCTCATCGAGGAACCCGAGCGCCGCGCCCGTGTCGCTGCGGTGATCGGTGTGGTGGGCACGCTGTATGTGCCGGTCAATTACATGGCGGTGGAGTGGTGGCGCGGCATCCATCAGACCCAGACGCTCAAGCTGCTGGGCAACATCGGTTTCGCGGCGTCGCCCGCCTACGGTATCGCTCTGCTGGTCATGACCCTGGCGTTCACGGTGCTGTACTTCTACCTGCTGCGTGTACGCGGCAAGATCGCGCTGATGCAGGAACTGCGCGAGGAGCGCGAATTCGGCATGGACCTCCCCACCGCACAGGCCAGCCAGCAGGACGGGGTGCAGCGTGGATAA
- the ccmD gene encoding heme exporter protein CcmD, with the protein MDKFSGYVVWAYIVTFVVLFAYLGWLWWRLRQEQQALKQEQDRA; encoded by the coding sequence GTGGATAAGTTCAGCGGATACGTCGTCTGGGCCTACATCGTGACTTTCGTGGTGCTCTTCGCCTATCTGGGCTGGCTGTGGTGGCGACTGCGCCAGGAACAGCAGGCCCTGAAGCAGGAACAAGACCGCGCATGA
- the ccmE gene encoding cytochrome c maturation protein CcmE yields MSLNTSQPATLLPQPRRRRRSPLPALLGGGLLLVLLGIIVFGNLSKSLEYFVTPTEYKAGAAQYSGRMIRLGGLVKSAHYDRKTLKLGFTVTDYGASYPVNYVGAVSDLFKENQGVVVRGVFDKSGVFQATELLVKHSEEYRVPTSQADIKSMLKDTK; encoded by the coding sequence ATGAGCCTGAACACGTCGCAGCCTGCCACCCTGCTGCCGCAACCCCGCCGCCGCAGGCGCAGCCCGCTGCCTGCCCTGCTGGGCGGTGGCCTGCTGCTGGTGCTGCTGGGGATCATCGTGTTCGGCAACCTCAGCAAGAGTCTGGAATACTTCGTCACGCCCACCGAGTACAAGGCGGGCGCGGCGCAGTACAGCGGACGGATGATCCGGCTGGGTGGGCTGGTCAAGAGTGCCCATTACGACCGCAAGACCCTGAAACTCGGCTTTACCGTCACCGACTACGGCGCGAGCTACCCGGTGAACTACGTGGGAGCCGTCAGCGACCTGTTCAAGGAAAACCAGGGCGTGGTAGTGCGCGGCGTCTTCGACAAGTCGGGCGTGTTTCAGGCCACCGAACTGCTCGTCAAACATTCCGAGGAATACCGCGTGCCCACCAGTCAGGCCGACATCAAGAGCATGCTGAAGGACACGAAATGA